Genomic segment of Strix uralensis isolate ZFMK-TIS-50842 chromosome 14, bStrUra1, whole genome shotgun sequence:
ACTGAATGCCTGAATATCTCCCCGCTGAATGAATTGCGTATTCTGCCCTGAATTCACTCTGATATATTGATTGGCTGGACGATCTTGGTGCCGTTCCCAGAAGAGTCACCGAAGGAAAAGATCCAGGAGTGTAGAGGATGATGAGGAGGGTCACCTGATCTGTGAAAGTGGAGACGTTCTAAGAGCAAGATGTATAGAACATTTTtcaacactttttaaaaacttttcagcAAAAAATCTGTTTAGAATAGTATGTCAGAGGAGGGGGGCTAAAGAAATCTTCATTgctctttttgttctgttttttttgtgcttttttgtttttttgcataTCTTCTTTTCTGTAGAATTTAAATACTGTGTTCAAAAGTTCCAATTAGTAAATGAACTTGAGATTAGAACAAGAGATAGTCTTTTGGCTAACTGTTTTCATGACACCTTCcaataaaataatgcattcaGATGCTGAGATTTAAAGTAATTATGCTTTTGTAATGGCACATTTTTAAATCTACATTAATAATATTCATTCTTGTTTAAGTAGTTTTATAATTCTAActtgtgtttgttctttttagATGAAATTGTTGCGACTTTAGGAGAAGGAGCTTTTGGAAAAGTAGTGGAGTGCATAGATCATGATATGTAAGTGTTGGTTATCTTCAAGTGGATCTCATGACAAAAAGACTACTTAGCTCATGgacatttactttaaaagaaagtcACAGTTCAAAGAACGTATTGCagtatatttaagaaaaaaattgcactggtTTTGAGAGTTACCTCATAAGttcatttctggtttaaaatttttaaggatTTTCTGGTGATACCATGTGTGTCCCCGATTGTTTTTATGGTTCTTCAGTCCTCTCTCCCAATACTATAAATGCTTTTTGTTCCTTCTGTTGCTCTGTGAAAGGCCTTGGGATGGTATTGACTTTATACAAGATAGTATATAgggaaatactttgtttttcctctaaGCTTTGGAGAATCTGTCTTTAACAATAAACTTCCTTAACCACATTTGTCCAGGGAGACGTTTGCCTGGAGCGGGTTTTTTCAAAAATAACCCTTTTTATGACtatactttttttctgtgcaagctGTATAACCACATAGTGAAAACTACTAattactgagcagatgtcatctGCCCCTTTTAAGAAGGAAAACTATGTTTTGCTTCATTATGTTTTTCTGTTGGTTCTAGAAGTGCTGTTGCCATAACTAGAGAATGTGAGGGTATGTAAAGAGTACAGAATTGGTTTGGGAGACTGACTTTTAAAAGATGATGCAGTGAGATGCTGAGAAAGTAATTTTGGTTCTTTATGAAAGCCATTGCTTGAGCTGTAAATTTTTCCTCAATCTCCATAATCAGAATTATCCTTTGAAGTTTTTCTGACTGCACAGTACTCCAGTAGCCAGTCACTAAAACTCAGATTATTTTAACCCATGTTTTATATCTGCAGTTCTGTGGCATGcttctagtatttttttcctctgccttttgtttgttAATTCTGTTTCACAGGCTAAGTCTGTTCAGGAGCTTGAGATGGTGTCGTGAGGGCAGACAGTATTCTTAAGTCAGTAGAATCAAAATAGCTCTATAGAGACAATTAAAAACTGTCCTAAGAGCGAATGGGATGCAACGAACTGTGTATCTGTGTTCCATTTAAGTAATAGCCTTACAGTTTGAATGTTACACTGAGTGCAGTCAGTTTTCACTAGTACAAAATACTCGGAATCTAAACTTCATAAGTTACTCAATTCCCCTGATTCCATAGAAGCACTGGACAAAAAACTGAACAAGTTGTGCAAGTTGCATGAAAAACTGTTACATTTTTTCAGTACTTTCCTCAGATGAGaactttgttaattttttttaatcatcttgcAGGTGAATTCCTGATATTTATTCTACCTTAGATGAGATAATGACTGAGTAGTTAATGTTGCATATGCTATGAGTATTTGATAAAGGAAAGATTGGTATTACATTTCTTTGTAAAAAGAGTCCTGGTTAAGTTCAGTGTGCTTAAGCCAAATTCTCCTAATCCAACTCGTAATTTGGTATGACCTTTAATcttcctgtgtttcttttgttAAGATTGAGCTGCTTTGGGGTTGTAGGTATTTAGCAATAATTGATCCAGTTTGTGATGCTTCACTTTCTTTTAAAGGAGAGGAATGCACGTAGCAGTTAAAATTGTGAAAAATGTTGGTAGATACCGGGAAGCAGCCCGTTCAGAAATACAGGTGTTGGAACACTTAAACACCATGGATCCAAGCAGCACTTTGTAAGTATAAAATCAGAATAGTCAGCATACCAAGGACTTACAGAAGATAATTATGCAATACAACTGAGTTTTCATTTGGGTtgatttgtggtttgttttttttttctttaagccgCTGTGTCCAGATGCTGGAATGGTTTGATCATCATGGccatgtttgcattgtttttGAGCTACTGGGACTTAGTACTTACGACTTTATTAAGGAAAACAGCTTTCTGCCATTTCATATTAATGACATTAGAAATATGGCTTACCAAATCTGCCAGTCTATAAACTGTAAGTAAACATCAATACTTTTatcaaatatgttcttttttttctccctttaggAAATTAATGTATTAATTATGGAATACtcttctggttttttccttctagttttaCACCATAATAAACTAACTCATACGGATTTAAAGCCTGAAAATATCTTGTTTGTGGAGTCTGATTACATAGTGAAGTACAATGCCAAAATGGTAAGTTTGCTCTTTGTTTCTTCCAACTTGAATTGGGATAATCCTGTCTTCATCtgaacttttgaaaaaaaaagtatagaaagGTCAAGTGATAAGTTATGTTTCCTAAAATTTTTTTGTGCTCTTTGAAGTGTATTAATTTTCTGCTAAGTAAGTAACTTTGCTCTGATTTGAACTAAACTGTTTCATCTGATCACTGAAGTTCTTTGCTGTTCAGTGAAGTTCTGGCATTCATGGGGAGCATTGTGTTAATGTTTTGAATTTAGCCAggttttctctttcatatttattAAGCCATTTGAATCCCTTTCTTTAAAGCATCACTGTGTTTTGAGAGTAATGTCAGATCTTGATTTCTGATTACCCTGGAGTCTGAAGTGCCTGTTAGTTTTCCAGTCCTTGGCTTAATAGCtaaaatgaattttctgtttgTCATCAACATGTGATGTTGATCATCAGGCAGTGTTATAATTGGCATGGGCCCTGAATAGGACTGTTCTTGACCAGTGTCTTCCTTTTAAATCTAAGAAAACACTGAGACACAGCATTAGGGTCAGAACTTGTCTGCACAAATCACTTCTAGCACTGGCAGAAATACAAGTTTCTTTTTACGTTGCTGCTCTTTTTTCAGAGTATAAAAACTTGTTAGAGACAGGAAGGCAGTATGGACTCCACTGCCTCTAGTTTATGCATGAGGCttgattttatcttttattttagagctaaaattatataaatgagtGTGTGCACCAATAGACAGAAAAAACCAAGACAGAGGTAACAACTAACTGAAGTTAACTTGAAGGTTAACAAAAGAGGAGAGGAGCTCTGTTACTTTGAGAAAGGTCTTTACTCAGCTGTTTCGAGTATTGAGATTAAATCACTTTGTTACCAACTCCTCTTTCCTGGAGCTTGAGCTGAATAGGAATTGATGTATTTGGAAAGAATATTTTGTTACAtaggttttaatttttagcattttatGTTAACTGGTATTTTGAAGATAAATACAGTGTGATGAATACCTTTTGCCtaagcatgcttttaaaaaatactaacagcattttgattttcttgCAGAAGCGAGATGAACgcactttaaaaaacacagaCATCAAAGTCGTTGATTTTGGAAGTGCAACTTTTGATGATGAGCATCACAGCACATTAGTGTCTACACGACATTATAGAGCTCCTGAGGTTATTTTAGGTCagtaaagattttaaaacttcTGGCAGTTAATTGCAGTTCATCCAGATGTCTTTACT
This window contains:
- the CLK4 gene encoding dual specificity protein kinase CLK4 isoform X2; translated protein: MRGMHVAVKIVKNVGRYREAARSEIQVLEHLNTMDPSSTFRCVQMLEWFDHHGHVCIVFELLGLSTYDFIKENSFLPFHINDIRNMAYQICQSINFLHHNKLTHTDLKPENILFVESDYIVKYNAKMKRDERTLKNTDIKVVDFGSATFDDEHHSTLVSTRHYRAPEVILALGWSQPCDVWSIGCILIEYYLGFTVFQTHDSKEHLAMMERILGPLPSHMIKKSRKHYFHHDQLDWDEHSSAGRYVRRRCKPLKEFMHCQDTEHQSLFDLVRRMLEYDPAKRITLDEALQHPFFEPINK